A genomic window from Brassica oleracea var. oleracea cultivar TO1000 chromosome C8, BOL, whole genome shotgun sequence includes:
- the LOC106308268 gene encoding kinesin-4 has translation MATEQQDSRLCLASILEDFIKQRNIQVSVDVDSSSKNADETSGGRDLPADPSDLKRNEAARWIRHTLGVVGGRDLPADPSEDDFRIALRSGILLCNVLNKVKPGAVPKVVEAPNDPLVNQEGAALSAFQYFENLRNFLVVVEEMGIPTFEVSDFEKGGKSTRIVECVLALKSYREWKQSGGSGTWRYIVTSKPTTFGIAKQYKRKDSEASVDAVPTSSPSYTPSSEQQPLFDSNTKNEGSANSIDAIVRAVFSDKSKEEVPSIVEDMLKSVMVEYERRLATQSAMYVEEDVTKMVNNNMEASQANNAEVSKVQDHDVYVISKDKAEKQQMILDRQKTHTEELKQDIKAVKAGLSLLQMKYQQEFTSLSEHLHGLAYAATGYQRVLEENRKLYNQVQDLKGSIRVYCRVRPFLPGQTSVLTTVDHIEESTISIATPSKYGKEGRKSFTFNKVFGPSASQEAVFSDTQPLIRSVLDGYNVCIFAYGQTGSGKTFTMMGPNELTEESLGVNYRALSDLFHLSSERKETFSYKISVQMLEIYNEQVRDLLATNGQTSRLEIRNSSQDGINVPEATLVPVSTTSDVISLMNLGQKNRAVSATAMNDRSSRSHSCLTVHVQGRDLTSGATLRGSMHLVDLAGSERVDKSEVTGDRLKEAQHINKSLSALGDVIASLSQKNNHIPYRNSKLTQLLQDSLGGQAKTLMFIHISPEVDTLGETLSTLKFAERVATVELGAARVNKDTSEVKELKEQIASLKLALARKESESDQTQIPRVITPDKLLRRKSLGVSKSANTRQFQTKHKPSLVDDVNSIEGQSDSASSVDLQGLVGSSPPSWKSPSTDGKEEEVEISEWVDKHEDEITRSNNKSQTQLDKRVSSLKREPASRGGNVVVDKGFEVRKIPYEKEANESDETATSDGSESSNMMWQLNVQVNVPRAAASSNGSSGSSTKLRKSLTKTKSMLPSLIPAPTRRLSLGASSSPGQTSSTRQSSNTVVVKKRQNPK, from the exons CTGGAGGAAGAGATTTGCCAGCAGATCCATCAGACTTGAAAAGGAATGAAGCAGCAAGATGGATAAGACACACGCTTGGTGTAGTTGGAGGAAGAGACCTGCCTGCAGATCCTTCTGAAGATGATTTCAGAATCGCATTGAGAAGTGGCATTTTGCTATGCAATGTCCTCAACAAAGTTAAACCTGGTGCTGTCCCAAAA GTCGTTGAAGCTCCAAATGATCCTCTTGTTAATCAAGAAGGTGCAGCTCTATCTGCATTTCAGTACTTTGAGAACCTTCGAAACTTTCTTGTGGTTGTGGAGGAAATGGGTATTCCTACATTTGAAGTCTCCGATTTTGAGAAG GGAGGTAAATCCACAAGAATAGTGGAGTGTGTCTTGGCTCTCAAGTCATACCGCGAGTGGAAGCAGAGCGGTGGAAGCGGTACATGGAGATACATTGTGACTTCGAAACCAACCACGTTTGGGATTGCAAAACAATACAAACGCAAAGACTCGGAAGCATCTGTGGATGCAGTCCCAACAAGTAGCCCTTCTTACACTCCATCCAGTGAACAACAACCTCTGTTTGATTCTAATACCAAAAATGAA GGAAGTGCCAATTCAATAGATGCCATTGTCCGTGCTGTTTTTTCTGATAAGAGTAAAGAAGAAGTTCCCAGT ATTGTGGAAGATATGCTGAAAAGTGTCATGGTAGAATATGAACGTAGATTGGCTACACAGAGCGCAATG TACGTAGAAGAAGATGTGACAAAGATGGTAAACAACAACATGGAAGCTTCACAAGCTAATAATGCTGAAGTATCAAAAGTCCAAGATCATGACGTCTATGTAATTTCAAAAGACAAGGCAGAGAAGCAGCAAATGATTCTAGACAGACAGAAAACTCATACTGAG GAACTAAAACAAGATATAAAGGCTGTAAAGGCGGGTCTTAGTCTCTTGCAAATGAAGTACCAGCAAGAGTTTACAAGTTTAA GCGAGCATTTGCATGGACTTGCGTATGCAGCTACAGGATATCAAAGAGTTCTTGAAGAGAACCGTAAACTTTACAATCAAGTCCAGGACCTCAAAG GGAGTATACGAGTTTATTGTCGAGTGAGACCGTTCTTACCTGGACAAACAAGTGTCTTGACCACAGTGGATCACATAGAGGAGTCGACTATATCAATAGCTACACCTTCAAAGTACGGCAAAGAAGGTCGCAAGTCATTCACATTCAACAAAGTTTTTGGCCCTTCAGCATCTCAAG AGGCGGTGTTTTCTGACACTCAGCCTTTGATCCGGTCTGTTCTTGATGGTTACAACGTTTGCATATTTGCTTATGGCCAAACAGGATCCGGAAAAACTTTCACCATG ATGGGACCTAATGAACTGACGGAAGAGAGCTTAGGAGTGAACTACAGAGCGTTAAGCGATCTCTTTCATCTCTCAAGTGAGAGGAAAGAAACGTTTTCATACAAAATCTCAGTTCAGATGCTTGAAATCTACAACGAGCAAGTCAGAGACCTCCTTGCCACTAATGGCCAAACCAGCAG GTTAGAGATCCGAAACAGTTCACAAGATGGAATCAACGTTCCGGAAGCTACATTAGTACCAGTCTCAACAACTTCAGACGTCATTAGTTTGATGAATCTTGGCCAGAAGAACCGTGCGGTCAGCGCCACAGCCATGAATGACCGTAGTAGTCGCTCTCACAGTTGTCTGACAGTACATGTTCAAGGAAGAGATCTGACATCAGGAGCCACTCTAAGGGGCTCAATGCACTTGGTTGATCTTGCTGGAAGCGAGAGGGTGGACAAGTCTGAGGTCACTGGTGATAGGTTGAAAGAGGCGCAACACATCAACAAGTCTCTATCTGCTCTTGGAGACGTGATTGCGTCTCTCTCTCAGAAAAACAACCACATCCCTTATCGCAATAGCAAACTCACTCAACTGCTTCAGGACTCATTAG GAGGACAAGCGAAAACGCTCATGTTTATACACATAAGCCCTGAAGTAGATACTCTGGGAGAAACACTCAGCACCTTGAAGTTTGCGGAGAGAGTGGCCACTGTTGAACTCGGTGCTGCTCGTGTGAATAAAGATACTTCTGAGGTTAAAGAACTCAAGGAGCAG ATTGCTAGTTTGAAACTAGCACTGGCGAGAAAGGAGAGCGAGTCTGATCAAACGCAGATCCCAAGAGTCATTACACCTGATAAACTCCTCAGAAGAAAGTCACTTGGTGTCTCTAAATCAGCAAACACAAGACAGTTTCAGACAAAACACAAGCCATCACTGGTTGATGACGTCAACAGCATTGAG GGTCAAAGCGACTCTGCATCGAGCGTTGACTTACAAGGACTAGTTGGTTCTTCACCACCGTCCTGGAAAAGCCCGTCTACAGATGGGAAAGAGGAGGAAGTGGAGATTAGTGAATGGGTTGATAAACACGAAGACGAGATCACACGTAGTAACAACAAATCACAAACGCAGCTAGATAAGAGAGTGTCCAGCTTGAAACGTGAACCAGCGTCACGAGGCGGCAATGTGGTGGTAGATAAAGGGTTTGAGGTGAGGAAGATACCATACGAAAAAGAAGCGAATGAGTCTGATGAAACGGCGACGAGCGATGGGTCTGAGTCGTCTAACATGATGTGGCAGTTGAATGTTCAAGTGAACGTGCCTAGAGCAGCTGCCTCCTCTAATGGATCTTCGGGTTCATCGACCAAGCTAAGGAAGAGTCTAACTAAAACCAA GAGTATGTTACCTTCGCTTATACCGGCGCCTACGAGGAGACTATCGCTTGGAGCAAGTAGTTCACCAGGACAAACTTCATCTACAAGGCAGAGTAGTAACACTGTAGTTGTGAAGAAGAGACAGAATCCTAAGTGA